Proteins encoded within one genomic window of Chiloscyllium punctatum isolate Juve2018m chromosome 7, sChiPun1.3, whole genome shotgun sequence:
- the LOC140479750 gene encoding V-type proton ATPase subunit G 3-like isoform X2, with amino-acid sequence MTSHSQGIHQLLQAEKRAKEKLEEAKKRKGRRLKQAKDEAQAEIDQYRLQREREFRQKQDSIMGSQGNLLVKVDEQTRAKINGLISNHERNSEKVLQDLLGIVCEIKPEIHINFREAGSH; translated from the exons ATGACCAGCCACTCCCAGGGAATTCATCAGCTTTTACAAGCTGAGAAACGGGCCAAAGAAAAGTTAGAGGAAGCCAAGAAGA GGAAGGGAAGACGGCTGAAACAAGCAAAGGATGAGGCACAAGCTGAGATAGATCAATATCGTctgcaaagggagagagagttcaGACAAAAGCAAGACTCT ATCATGGGTTCTCAAGGTAACCTTTTAGTCAAAGTGGATGAACAAACCAGAGCAAAGATCAATGGGCTCATAAGCAACCACGAACGGAATAGTGAGAAGGTTCTGCAAGATCTCTTGGGGATTGTTTGTGAAATCAAACCGGAAATCCATATTAATTTTAGAGAGGCTGGCTCCCATTGA
- the LOC140479750 gene encoding V-type proton ATPase subunit G 3-like isoform X1 has translation MKTAKGLIEDIGLRSLETRGHRYRTRLRHLVEFSLSKGKGRRLKQAKDEAQAEIDQYRLQREREFRQKQDSIMGSQGNLLVKVDEQTRAKINGLISNHERNSEKVLQDLLGIVCEIKPEIHINFREAGSH, from the exons ATGAAAACTGCAAAAGGATTGATCGAGGACATAGGTCTGCGGAGTCTAGAAACACGTGGTCACAGATACAGAACAAGGCTCAGGCATTTAGTGGAATTCTCTCTGTCAAAAG GGAAGGGAAGACGGCTGAAACAAGCAAAGGATGAGGCACAAGCTGAGATAGATCAATATCGTctgcaaagggagagagagttcaGACAAAAGCAAGACTCT ATCATGGGTTCTCAAGGTAACCTTTTAGTCAAAGTGGATGAACAAACCAGAGCAAAGATCAATGGGCTCATAAGCAACCACGAACGGAATAGTGAGAAGGTTCTGCAAGATCTCTTGGGGATTGTTTGTGAAATCAAACCGGAAATCCATATTAATTTTAGAGAGGCTGGCTCCCATTGA